The genomic DNA CGTGTACTGCTGGCGCACGGCCACTAGGCCGACCAAGGGGATGAGCAAGGAGATGGCCAGGAAGGCGACGGCCAGGCGAGTACGGACGCTCATGTCGCCCGGCCTGCCCACGCTGGCGGTACGGCTGGCAGCGCCGCCAGTGCCGGCACGGCCGTCGCGGGTGGCATGGACGTGCAGCCTCGGCGGGCGGCGCGCGTCCTGTAGGTGGTGCACATGGCGCCTCCTGAGCGGTCGCTCATGAAAGGCTGGCGCCTTCCGTTCGGCAGCCCGGCTGCCCTGTCGCCGGCCGGCGGCGCCGGTCGGCGAGGTAGGCCCGTGGCTTTGCGTCCCCGGGTTTCCCCGGGTTTGCCGTTATCGCGGAACCGTCGTCCCTCCTATCGACCGGTTAGCGCTCCACCTGAGCAGCAACACCCCCAACCGCAGACGCTTACGTCGCCTTCGCCGGACCCTGCGAAGCACGCACCACCGGACATCTGGACCTCGTTCGAGTGGCCTGGGCTTGACACGCTGGGGAAGCGGCGTAGGTTAGCGATTCAAGCTCATCGGGCGAGGGGGGCAGGCGATGACGCGCGAAGCCGTCGAGCGGATCGACCAGCAGGGCATCGCGGCTCGGGATGGCCACGACGTGGATGGGTTCGTGGGCCTGTTTTCCGACGACTTCACCTGGACCGATCTCACGCTGCCGGAGCCAATGCGGACCACCGAGCAGGCCCGCCAGTACATGCAGGGCTGGTTCACCGCCTTCCCC from Actinomycetes bacterium includes the following:
- a CDS encoding nuclear transport factor 2 family protein, whose translation is MTREAVERIDQQGIAARDGHDVDGFVGLFSDDFTWTDLTLPEPMRTTEQARQYMQGWFTAFP